The genomic region CTGTGCCGGCGCGCGCGGAGTAGCGTCGTTCGCTGTGGACACCTGGGGACTGACGCGCCGGCGGCACGTCGACTTCGGACGGATCCACAGCGCGATCTGACGCGGTCGGCGCTGTGACTCCGTCCCGCTGACCCGTCCCCGCTGCGCGCCTGCCACGGGGACACCCCCGAAAGGCCCTCCCCGTGCGTGCTCTGCTCCGTCGTGTCCCCTTCGCTGCCCAGGTGCTGCTCGCCCTGGTACTCGGCGTCCTCATCGGGCTGGTCGCCCGGTCCATCGGCCCGGTCGCCGACGGCACCCCGAACTGGTTGACCACCACCCTCAAGACCATCGGCTCGACGTTCGTCAGCCTGCTCCGGGTGATCGTGATCCCGTTGATCATCACCGCCGTGATCGCCAGCATCGCCAACCTGCAGAAGGTCGGCAACGCGGCGCGGCTGGCCGGCAAGACGTTGCTGTGGTTCGCCGGCACCGCTCTGATCGCTGTATTGATCGGCATCGGTCTCGGGCTGGTGTTCCGGCCGGGCGACCACACCTCGGTGGCCGCCGACGCGGCGACGACGGTCGGCACCCAGGGCTCGTGGTGGGACTTCCTGCTCGGCCTCGTGCCGTCCAACTTCCTGGGGCTCGAGGCCTCGACGTCCGGCTCCGCCGACTCCGGGTTCGACACCTCGCTGTCGTTCAACGTGCTGCAGCTGTTGGTGATCGCGGTGGCGATCGGTATCGCCGCCCTCAAGGTCGGCCCCGCCGCGAAGCCGTTCCTGGACTTCAACGCCGCGCTGCTGGCCATCGTGCAGAAGGTGCTCTGGTGGATCATCCGACTGGCCCCGATCGGCACCCTCGGCCTGATCGCCACCGCCACCGCCAGCTACGGCTGGAACTCCCTCGCCAGCCTGGGCGTCTTCACCATCGCCGTCTATGTCGGCCTGGCCCTCGTGTTGTTCGTCGTCTACCCGATCCTGTTGCGGGTCAACGGGCTGTCGCCGCGCAAGTTCTTCGCCGGTGCCTGGCCAGCGATCCAGCTGGG from Nakamurella sp. A5-74 harbors:
- a CDS encoding dicarboxylate/amino acid:cation symporter, yielding MRALLRRVPFAAQVLLALVLGVLIGLVARSIGPVADGTPNWLTTTLKTIGSTFVSLLRVIVIPLIITAVIASIANLQKVGNAARLAGKTLLWFAGTALIAVLIGIGLGLVFRPGDHTSVAADAATTVGTQGSWWDFLLGLVPSNFLGLEASTSGSADSGFDTSLSFNVLQLLVIAVAIGIAALKVGPAAKPFLDFNAALLAIVQKVLWWIIRLAPIGTLGLIATATASYGWNSLASLGVFTIAVYVGLALVLFVVYPILLRVNGLSPRKFFAGAWPAIQLGFVSRSSIGTLPVTERVTVDNLGVPREYASFAVPLGATTKMDGCAAIYPALSAIFVAQFFNIDLSFGDYLLIVLVSVVGSAATAGVTGAVVMLTLTLSTLGLPLAGVGLLLAIDPILDMGRTAVNVAGQALIPTIVAKRENLLDERTYDSASTVDPFAEKKEPVTI